Sequence from the Peromyscus eremicus chromosome 4, PerEre_H2_v1, whole genome shotgun sequence genome:
CCTGTGATGCCTGGCTTCTGACAAGGGTGCTGGAAATCAGAACTGACATTCTTCTCTTAGCACAGCATGAAGTGCTCCTACCCACTAATCCACTTCGAGAGCATGATAAGggtaatatttaatatttgtcaGAAACCTCTGTCAATCTCTTCCACATTTTCCTGATggcatttttcatttccttattcCTGAAAGTGTAAACCATAGGATTGAGCAATGGTGTCAAGACTGCAGTAAATACAacagcatttttctcaaaggagaaTGCAGATGTTGGTCTTGCATATGTTAATATGCATGGGACAAAGAACAAAACCACAACAGTAATGTGAGATCCACAGGTGGAGAGAGCTTTAAGACGCCCTTCGGAGCTGTGGGATCTCAGAGAGTACAATATGACACCATAGGAGACAAGCAAAATAGAGAAGATTATGATGCAGATAGACCCACTGTTGGCAAATACCAAAATgacaaatatgtgtgtgtcagtACATGCAAGCTTCAGTAATGGGAACAAGGCACACATGTAATGATCAATGACATTGGGTCCACAGAAGGGCAGCTGCAAAATGAAGATAATTTGTATGATAGAATGCAAAAAGCCTCCAGCCCAGGCTACTCCCACCAGAATGCCACACACCCTCCTGTTCATGATGGAAGAATAGTGAAGGGGCTTGCAAATGGCCACATAGCGATCATAGGCCATGGCTGACAGGATGATCACTTCTGCCCCTGCAAAAAAGTGGACTGTAAACAGTTGTGTCATGCAACATTCAAAGGAAATAGTCTTTCTCTCATAGAAGAAGTCTATAATCATCTTGGGTGTGACAGTAGAAGAAGTGCATGCATCCAGTAAGGACAGGAATATCaagaagaagtacatgggggagCCCAGCAGTGCAGGGCTGTAAATAATGGTGACCACAATTATCATATTGCCGCCAATAGTTGCAAGGTAgaccaaagaaaatacaaaaaacaatattttctcaACTTTTGAGTTCTGTAAAAGTCCCAGGAATATGAACTCAGTGACACAGCTCTGGTTTTCCATGATCACAAGATATTGAGAAAGTAAGATGTGTTCTAGTACATCTACAATTGAAAGGAAACAAATACTTAATGCAGTTTACAAAATCACTATTAACAAGTTGGTGTGCCTTTATGCAAAATTAtcttaattcatttctattagtAACACAATGTTTATAAAGTGTCTAGTTATATAACATGCAGAATTGAGATGAGAATAAAATTTTGAATACCTTTTAATGGACACATTTTAAATACTGAAATGAAAGAATCTGCTCTATGTTGGAGGAGAGAAATAATGTATCTTAGAACAGTCATCTTATATCATTATCTTAATATTTTTGAAGTGAAATGTTAAAAAGCATTTAGAAACTATATTCTATATATAACCAAAGGATAATAACTTAATAATATTGTATGACATTGCATGAATTAGACAAGGATGACTAATCTTTAGTGATGAATCAGAACTCTACCTTATCTACCAACAAGAGAAGTGATAAACTGTTCATTTGAAAATCTGGCTGCACTGTGGATTCTTTTACAACTATGAACAGTATTTTTCGCATCAAAAAAATTAATCTACACTTCTTTAAAGAAATTTCAATCTGTTGTATGTTTGAAAATGttgaaattttactttaaaattatcattttaaaatgtgaccagaacttgataaaaaaaaaaaaaatcaggatgcTGTCATGAAAACTAAATGAAATTAGTGAGACTACAAGCTACTGTAAACTTCAAAACTCATCCCATAGTCAAAAGTATGTGGCAAAagttattgattctatttcctcaaATTTTATAACAAAGttgttaagatataaaatgaAGAGTAGATGATTAATCTGGTATCTTAAGAGACCCAGACACCAACACCCAGGAGGTCACCACAATGTCAACTGGGTAAAGATTGTTTTCCTCAGTGAAAACTTCAGAGTAGCATTGTTTTTCTACCATCTCCCTCTTTCTGCAAAGGTTAAATAATGTTATTACTTTCTTCCTGTGGGAAAGGTATCTGGATAAAGGTAACAGAATAGTATATAGTGAGGAATCAGAAGGGAGGGGCCCATCAGCTAAACATGAAAATTGGTGGCAGCATATATCTGAAGAAGAAACTACTATTTGAATAAGATTTTAGACTCTTGAGGCTTAAGGACCTGCCAGTTATTAATAcaatatgacttttttttcagaaaatatagTTTAGCAATGTATATAATTTGAAATATATGTGAATTAACTCTAAAACATGTTCATAAACAGCCTACTTACTCTTCTCTAAGGTTACAGAAGGtcaaatgaaaatgtcaaaatatcaCTCATGTTAGTTATTTCATGTATTTCACTTGCACAGAAAGATTTAACAGGAAAACAtcaaagtttttattttgatcatataaaaataattataagaaGGGGCTatagagatgtctcagtggtcaagagcactgactgctcttcaagaggaaccaggttcaattcccagcacccacatgagagcccacagctgtctataactcgaGTCCCAGGGGACTAGACACCCATGgccaaacaccaatacacatttaaaaaataaacaataataatagttaTGGAACCTAAAATTGTAGGAAGAGACATTAAAGGCTAAGAATAAGTGGCCCCAGACAACCCAGACAGTTACTTGCACCAGAGAATCCAATTTTACATACCACTCTTGCTTTGCATGACAAAAGCTCTCAagtaaatttatttataattattcacAAAGCAAAATGATTAATTTCATAGTTGCAAGATATGATGATTTCAACCCACAGTACTTTCTAAGGTTCTGAATAATTAATGGTAGATTATAAAGACCATCTTACAGAAAAAAAGCCCTGAGTGGTATGTTCCAAAGTATATAGGTTCAATGTCAAttttaaaacaagtaaaaattaGCATCATCTTTTGACATTCTATGTGAGATTAATTTCAACAAAAATGGCAATATCATTTTTCCAATAAAACaagttaaaacataaaaatggagACTACAGTATAGTTACATAGTTACGATCACAAGGGTTATGATTTTACATCATTTAGGAGATGATTAACATAAGGTGTTAAAAAAATTTTACTCTGAATTGAATTTTGTGCTATAGAAAGAATAATAATTGAAAATTAATCTAGACATAAGTAGAATCTGTTACTTAGATAAGACaaatgtttgcatttttttcttcactatCTTGACAAATGCATACTGTAAAGCTGTGTGGCCATGTCAAGTGAATCAATGCCAGTGATATTCTGGAGGCTTCCATtcgattttatttgtataaatcTAAAATTAGACTAAATGCAAAGTCaactagaaatttaaaaattgtttgctTTCTGCCCTTTGAGAGTCTAGGAAGCATAGGGGAAGCATGATACGATCACAATAtgttgtttatgtatatataattctcaaagaataaataaaaatgtactttgaAAACAGGTAACAAAGCATGTTGATGTCAAAATAGCCATGCATTAGTGAGTGCAGTACCACATCCCAAGCTCTCTcctccattaaaataaaaaagttgattgaatttttctgtttgtttgtttgtttgtttgtttgttttaatagggGTTGACATGGTCCTATAGAGACCAGGCTAAACTCAAAGTTACCAGATAGCTTGAATGAATTTAAACACCTGATTATTGTGCTTCTACCTccaaagtactaggattataaaCATGTGACACCACACTCGGTCAGCTTCATAGCTTTTATCATCATATTCTATAAACCCTAAGTCAAAAGGAACTTGTGAATACTGACATCCTCTTTATTTTAAACAATGCTGTGTACCtaaaagagaggagaaacagtccatgactttcttttctttaatagcTATAGTCTTGAAAATTCTAGAGCAATACAGGATATCTTTAGTCATCTCCTTGAGCAGTAACTTTGGAAGATTTGTCACCCTGTGCCCAACTATCCACATGGCCCACTATCTTAGCAACAAGGATAATTTTAGCACCAGGACATCTACAAGCAACAGAATTTCTttgttaatataaaattaaaaaatatgagaaGGTAGAGCTGAAAGGTTATTATTCTAGGTGATTGTTTTGAAatgtatttcaaaaaataaatactgtTATTACAAGTGATAATCATTGAATTCAAATATTAATTGAAATTGCTTTTATTAAAGTCCATCAATCCACcatatttttatgtatacttACTATCTATCAATAAAAGATGTATACTTGTCTGTGTGTCAATGGAAATTTCTTTCTACAGCTCTCTGGGAAAGATGCTCTCCAGAAACAACTAATCCTCTTTTTCTCCCCTCTGTGTTGATCTGCTATTGTCCCTAAATGTCTCAACTTTCTTATCTTACTATTTTTGAAACATTGGAGAAAGCacttttctctgtttcctctcctaTCCTTCCTAATGGATTTCTGAAACTCCTCTTTGATGACTTGGTGAATCAGCTCATTTTGGAAGAATGATCAAGCCAGACTACCAGCCCTAAAGCAGTTCCAAGCTTCAATTTAGATTTTCCTAAAACAGTTCTGAGGCAAAAAACCTAAGGTTGGGGGAACTTAAGTAGACATAAATCAGAAGCCTCTTCGTTTTGTAAAATAGGTAACTTTGAACATAATGTTATTTCTTGTGCCATGTTTTAGTGTTAGGTTGTGGATATAGTACATATTTTTTTACTATTCATTTGCATATTATATAGAGATTAACAGAGCCTCAATCTACCATAACTCTATCAGCATTCTTTACAAAACCTCAAAGCATACTACCTTTACATACAAATATCAGAATGGTgagtatacataatacatacataatcATAATCctgtatttagaaaaaaataaattatgattgAATGGATAATAGACAACACAAAATTTGGTGTCTTTATACATTATATGGTTTCACCACAAAGGTGGAAATGTGAAATAATGATTGATTACATTAAACTTCAAGAAATGCATGCTCATCAGAGGACAGGAAAACAAGGAAGTAAGAACTGTCCAGGAagacagaaagcagaggagagagagagagaaagagagaagcagagacagagacagagagaggagagacatagaggaggaggagaagtggtGCATGTAGgataggaagggaggaagaagggctggAAAGAATTTACAATCTGAAGACTGTTTTTTATGGACATGTGAGCCATTATTATCTTTAAGTATATATTTGTGGGCTATTACAATTACAATTGAGTGTATATTTGtggatatatttgtgtgtatttttattttctagactCCATGTGTATCATTTTATTGCCTTCTATATGCTctaattttcataataaaatttccCATCTAGAATAAGGATATTGATCATTAGAGTTTATATAACTCTCCCAAAAACAcactcataaaatgaaaaatcaatgTTTGATTTAAACACAGAGTCTTGACCACAACACCAAAACTATAAATTGCTTTATCACAATTTAAATCATCTCTGGAGATGTAAAAGTTTACTTTATATGTCTAACCTTATGTCAGTTGTATGAAAATCCTGAAGATAGCAATGCCCCATTTTCTGACGAGTGCAATCCATTCACTGGTCATCAAAACGCAGTTTGTATCCAATGCTTCCCACCATGTGTAATAGAGAAGAGCAACTCTCTCAGTGTCAGAAGAGAATGTTACCAATGCTTCTCTAACATTTTTTGCATTGTGTTTTAAGcactaaagcaaaataaaaagccaaTGTTCCACTTAAATAATGAATAGAATTTAATGTGAGTTTCTTGAGTGTCTGATCCACCTGTGAGACCTATTCTTAGCTCCCTCAGGGTTTGTATGATTTATGGCCCCAAGAGTATCCAAGGCATAATTTCATGTACTTTTTCATTTGATTGTTTATAAAACTTCTTTTATAAAAGTGGAGATGTTTCTATCTGATAATCTTTAAGGTAGTATTACTCTCAGCAATAAAACACTATTACATAATGTGTGGAATGCAGCATCTCTGTGCAGAATTTAAGTAGAATGCGTGTGTACTAACCAAAATAAAAGTCAATTTTTGTCATGAGGAATCTACCAATCAATGCATGAGAATAATTTGATAGCTTTAGGAAAATACTAGCAAGGACTGCATTCATTTATAGATGTATTGATTCCCTCtaagaataatttattttatttgctttttgacaatttcacaaaTATATAAGGTATTATGATAATATGACTACATATTACCTTCTTGTTCTGATGACCCCTCCCACTTCTTCTCCGTTGGTCCTTCTGTATCTACTGCTTTTGCTTCTGATCCACAGACTATAAGGTTGCTTGTATGAGCCTGAGCCAGGAATTATTTATGCAAGTTTGTTCAACTTCACTCATGTTATTATATACCTAAAGAAAGTGATACCTCTTCTCAAGCAATCTTTAACTGTCAATATCTCCTCAATGAAGGGAGAGAACTCATGAGTCCATTCTTTATCAATGATGCAATGTTACAGGATTGAATCTTGTGCCAGGATTGTGTGATTCCAATTTCTCTATCATATCCAGTACAAGTCATTTCATAGCATCATCCTCCTGCTTTCAATGACTTTCATTCCTTCTGCCctccctttaaaatattttccagatGTTGGAGGAGGTAATATAGCTGTGCCATTTAGGACTGACCATTGAAGAGATACTTATTTTCTGTACTTGGAAGAGTGGTGAGTCTATGCACtaatttccacacagtgcaaaaagaagcTACACCGGGATGATCATTGGTTtaggataaccagttggtgtgcttttCCGTGGAGAAGAGTATCTCTCCCATTCTCAGAATTTCTTAGCTGCCTTTCTTTcagatggaggaaagagaaagtaaaaaagatgtaatattttatattctcaaagcataaagaaatagtttttaaaaaggagctattttgtttataaattaaGAGGTGCCCTAGACTATCCatataaacatgaaaatttaGAAAGCTGACACAATGcttatttagcaaaacaatagtaatATATCCTCTCCCAGGGCTTGTGACCTTGTTCTTCATAGGCTTTTGGCTGTGTTTTCAGTACAAGGTATGTGTTCCCTCCTATTGACCACACTTCAACTTTAGTCTCAAAGGGTTTATACCCAAAACAGTCATGATTCTACTACACCGGTGAATATATCTTACCTATTTGAACATTATCCAGCATGCCATGCCCTGGCTtgctaaaatatttatattttatgagttTTCTTCAACAACTGACTGTACAGTATATTTTAGAACTATGAAATCTAGCCATCAGAGATGAATATACTAAGTAATTTTTAAGTATAAGTgcttacaaaattaaaaacaagttatAGATGTCCTATATATATTTGCACAAGCAAATCTTCTATTCCAGAAGGGAATGGTTTATTACAAGAAATGATTGTTCAAAAGCGATTGCAAAAGTCAGAAGGGCAAGCTCTAAATTCTTCAGTTCCAACTTTTCTGGTATCTTGGACTTATAATGTATATCTGAGATCTAAAGTGATTAGTTAGCCCCACTGCTTCAGCACTGCTGCCTATAATACAGCAACAGATACCATGTCTTGGCTCCATTCCATATACAGAAATTCCGTCTGCTGATGTTACATGGTCTGCTGTCTTCAGCACCTGGTTTCTCCATTGACACAAGGCTTTACCATCACAGTTTTAAGTAGCTGTTTGTGAGGATGATATTGGACCTGGTCTGTTAGTCTACAATATACATGGCTAGCTGAAGTCAGAGTAGAGGAAATATTAAGTACCTGAGAGATAGGGAACAAGACTTTGTGACACATTTTAAGGCATAGCCATTGTTAGCATGGCTGAAGCATGGGGGAACATGATGCTTAGaagatgaaatagaaataaagggGTAAGATGGGGTCAGGGATTTTGAAACTCTTAGTCAGTATCTCATCCATTGCATTAATGAACCATAGCTGACTTTTTTTAATCAATTCCAAACTATAAATTTTTATATACCCAACTTttcttttaatggaaaaaaagcagtaaataaattttaaaaagttggaaATTTGGAAAACTTGAAAAGAGGATACATCTGCCTTTGGGACATTATTGTGTAAAGATATAAACTCTATAAAGGCATTTGAAGCTCTGTTTAAAGGACTCTGCAATTGTAAGTGATAATATTGGTATTCATGAAATCTCAGCATGAATTTTTTGTCTGTCTGATCCAATAATTTTTCACAATGAGAACAGTATATAACCAAATTTTACTATTGTTCAGTCCCTTTAATTTGTGagacattttatttaatatttgagtGCTAATTGCTACGTacaatttgtttcccattttttcatctaaaatgaacattttaaaatgaagaaagacattgaatTTTTATATGTCCCACAAATAACAATTGAGAGCAAGCCTTTTTAAGCATTCTATAAGAGATAAATTGATGTCTACTTGTGTTGCCACATGATTATATTCTCTGTTCTTAGAAGGTCAAGGAGAATGGTGACTTTAAGATTAACCAGTGCTATCCATGAAGGGACTTTGTCCTAAATCAACAAAAATGACAAACAATAGGAATCAAATCAAACATGTCTGGATCCAGATTCAATCGAGGAAATGGTGATTCCCCTTGTGCATGTAATGTGGAATTGCTGAGTGATAAGTGGTAAGAGCAGAATCAGACATTACACAGTAACTCTGGCAACCTGAAGGAATGGGTTCTTAATTATGAGAAGGTGAAATCCCTTGGTATTGGATATACCTTACGAAAAGATGGGTGTCCTGGTTAGCTTCAATTGTAATTTTGACACAGCACAGTATTATCACCAGAAAACATTAACTAAAAAATTCCCTGAACATGATTGGCTTATAGTCATGTCTGTGGGGTACTATCTTGATGGAGGAAAGCCCCATTCCACTGTGGGCAGAACTATTCATAGTCAGGCAATTCTGGTATTTTTATGGAAGCTAACTTAGCTCAAGCCAGAAAGAAAGTCAAACAAACAGGCAG
This genomic interval carries:
- the LOC131908329 gene encoding olfactory receptor 4C15-like, with amino-acid sequence MENQSCVTEFIFLGLLQNSKVEKILFFVFSLVYLATIGGNMIIVVTIIYSPALLGSPMYFFLIFLSLLDACTSSTVTPKMIIDFFYERKTISFECCMTQLFTVHFFAGAEVIILSAMAYDRYVAICKPLHYSSIMNRRVCGILVGVAWAGGFLHSIIQIIFILQLPFCGPNVIDHYMCALFPLLKLACTDTHIFVILVFANSGSICIIIFSILLVSYGVILYSLRSHSSEGRLKALSTCGSHITVVVLFFVPCILTYARPTSAFSFEKNAVVFTAVLTPLLNPMVYTFRNKEMKNAIRKMWKRLTEVSDKY